The proteins below come from a single Kitasatospora sp. NBC_00315 genomic window:
- a CDS encoding hydrogenase maturation protease, with amino-acid sequence MSAADPGRERGPVLVAGVGNIFLGDDGFGVETVRRLAALGLPEDVEVVDFGVRGVHLAYQLLDGYRALILVDATARGGPAGTVYLIEAAAPGEVEPQSPVLDGHRMGPDAVLALLDTLSAGTGGAPPGRVLVVGCEPQSLEEDIGLSAPVAAAVDEAVRVVLDVLRDELSLPVAGEPAAVLAGDRDRDERRAPTCGRS; translated from the coding sequence ATGAGCGCGGCGGATCCCGGCAGGGAGCGTGGCCCGGTCCTGGTGGCGGGCGTGGGCAACATCTTCCTGGGAGACGACGGTTTCGGCGTCGAGACCGTCCGCCGGCTCGCGGCGCTCGGGCTGCCGGAGGACGTCGAGGTGGTCGACTTCGGGGTGCGCGGTGTGCACCTGGCCTACCAACTCCTGGACGGTTACCGGGCGCTGATTCTGGTGGACGCCACCGCGCGGGGAGGGCCGGCGGGCACCGTCTACCTCATCGAGGCCGCGGCCCCCGGTGAGGTGGAGCCGCAGTCCCCGGTGCTCGACGGGCACCGGATGGGCCCCGACGCGGTGCTCGCCCTGCTGGACACACTGAGCGCCGGCACCGGCGGCGCGCCGCCGGGGCGCGTCCTGGTGGTCGGGTGCGAGCCGCAGTCGCTGGAGGAGGACATCGGTCTCAGTGCGCCGGTGGCGGCCGCCGTCGACGAGGCGGTCCGGGTGGTCCTGGACGTGCTGCGGGACGAACTGTCGTTGCCGGTCGCCGGAGAGCCGGCGGCCGTCCTGGCGGGGGACCGAGACCGAGATGAGAGAAGGGCACCAACATGCGGAAGATCCTGA
- a CDS encoding DUF6084 family protein, producing the protein MTELTFTCTGVRADPYAAGPTLVFRLRITAADDARVHALALQCQLRIEPSRRRYGDGEGRRLADLFGERSRWGSTLNPVQFAQVSLTVPGFTGVTEADLVVPCTYDTDIAASRYLGALEDGEAPLLLLFSGTAFTGAGGFQVEPVPWDREARFAMPVAVWHQMIEQHFPGCGWIRLPHDTMAALLDYRSRHALPSWEATVEALLTAAAPTPSAARLLGAPTAHLSTEGSAR; encoded by the coding sequence GTGACCGAGCTGACGTTCACCTGCACCGGGGTCCGCGCCGACCCGTACGCGGCCGGCCCGACGCTGGTCTTCCGGCTGCGGATCACCGCCGCCGACGACGCCCGGGTGCACGCCCTCGCGCTGCAGTGCCAGCTGCGGATCGAACCCTCCCGGCGCCGCTACGGCGACGGCGAGGGCCGGCGGCTCGCCGACCTGTTCGGCGAACGCTCCCGGTGGGGCAGCACACTGAACCCCGTGCAGTTCGCGCAGGTCTCGCTGACCGTGCCCGGCTTCACCGGTGTGACCGAGGCCGACCTGGTCGTGCCCTGCACCTACGACACGGACATCGCGGCCTCCCGCTACCTCGGCGCGCTGGAGGACGGTGAGGCGCCGCTGCTGCTGCTCTTCTCCGGGACGGCCTTCACCGGCGCGGGCGGCTTCCAGGTCGAACCGGTGCCCTGGGACCGCGAGGCGCGCTTCGCGATGCCCGTCGCGGTCTGGCACCAGATGATCGAGCAGCACTTCCCCGGCTGCGGCTGGATCCGGCTGCCGCACGACACCATGGCCGCCCTGCTCGACTACCGCTCCCGGCACGCGCTGCCGTCCTGGGAGGCGACCGTCGAGGCCCTGCTCACCGCCGCGGCCCCGACGCCGAGCGCGGCCCGCCTCCTCGGCGCTCCCACCGCCCACCTCTCGACCGAAGGGAGCGCACGGTGA